The genomic segment ATACGCTCGATATTTGGAAGCACCGATCCGAACGACACTATTTTATCTTTTGCCTTCGTTGGATTCGGATTAATCATCTTCCTGCTGGCAATGTTGGGATTCGTATTAAACAAAGAATAACGTGAAACATATGTATTGCGAATACTGGAATTTACATAAGGCACCTTTTGATAATGTACCTGATCCTTCCATGTACGCTGATTGTCACGTATCCATGAAGAAAGTCATTTCCGAAACAATTTCAGCAGTTAAAGGCGCTAATGAGGCTTTTGCGGTAATTATCGGCGCAGCGGGTTCAGGGAAAACTCTATCGCTGAGAATGATCATCGACTCCCTCGAACCGGAAAAATACAAAAGTGTAACCATTAAAAATCCGGGAATTGCGTTTGCCGAGCTCCTGAAAGAAATTATTGGTCAGATAACCGATAAAACCTGCGAAGAAAACGAAAAAACCGTCTTACTGGAAATTTTTAATCATCTTTTATTCACCGCTCATGATCACGGGCAAAAAATTGTGATTTTTATTGATGAGGCAAATGCCCTATCGCAGGCAAATCTGGAAAACCTTCGTCTTTTAACAAACATACAGGATGATCAAAGGAATCTCTTCACAATTGTCCTGGCCGGTCAAATGGATTTGGCCGAACGGCTGGAACATCCCAAACGCATTAACCTTTTTCAACGTATAAGCACTTACGGCCGGATTGATAAGCTTCCATCGGAAGAAGCCGTTAAAGCGTACATTACAACAAGGCTCAAACTTGCCGGTGCACAAAACGACATTTTCACTGATGATTCTATCCCTGTTATATGGGAACAATCGGAACATGGCGTTCCGCGTCTTGTCAATAAGATATGTAAATTGTCCTTGAAAGCCGCCGAAGATTATGGATTTGATTATATTACATCTAATACCGTAACACTAATCTCAGAAAGATTGCATAAGCTCGGTGAAACGGCTATCCAGCAGCGCAAACCCCGCATCCGGCCGCTTAATGCCGAAGATTCGTTCATTGTGGCGGCTGAAAATGAACCGGAAGAAGCCGTTATTACCGAAGTGGCTGCTGATAAAGACATACAAAATGAGACTGCAAAATCAGCCGTTCAAGCAACTTCTGAACTGAAACAGAAAGAAATCTCTTCTGTGCCTGAGATTCCGATTTCCTCAATTCCTGTAATAGAATCTCCACAGGAAGATTCTTCATTTAAAGATGAAAAACATCTGAGAACTGAAAATGAAAATTATGACGAAGTCATGATTGGCGAGTATAAAATACAACTGGCAATACCCAAAGATATTTTAAGACAGGTAAAATTATTTAATCGTGCGAGCGCCAATAAGTCGGCAGGATTCTGGGCAGCTAAAATAATAAAAAATAATCCACAGTTGACCAGCTCACCACTTGCCGATCCTGTGTATATCTGGAATGAGATCAAAGATAACATATTAAAGAAAATCGCCGTCTAGAATAAAAACCCGATGGAGTGGCATGAATCAATCAGATAGAGATTTTATTGAAAAAAAAAGACCTAAAAAGCAGCGCGATGTTCATATCAAGGATTATGAACTTGTCATATTACATTACCAAAACCTGATTAAAAAAGGCAAGAACGCAACAGATGCCTATGTAAATATGGGGTTCATTTATCTGGATAAGGAGGATTATGAAGAAGCCTTAAAATGCTTCCTTAAAATACTTGAACTGGAACCTCAAAACCCGGAAGCATTCAATAACGTCGGTTATGTCTATGAAAAAATGAATATGTTCGATTTCGCGAAACAATCCTATGAAAAAGCGTTAGGATTAAATACTCAGGATCCGGAAGCAGTTATTAATATCGGTCATATTCTGGAACTGCAGGGAAACTACAAGGAAGCAGTTGAGCAATATTTAAAAGCGATTGAAATGAATCGGCAAAATGATTCCGCCCGCTTTTGTCTGGCCGTTTTATACGACCACCAGGATATGCATGAGGAAGCGATTGATCAATATTCAGAAATTATTCGACTTAACCCCGGACATCTCAAGGCCATGTATAATATGGGTAGACTCTACTTTCAGCTGGGAAACTATTCTGCCGCTTTAAAGCAATTTCAAAATGTTCTGAAGCTGGATCATGACAACGCCGATGTCTGGAACAGCGTGGGCTTGATTCATGAGGCAAACAATGATTACCCGGCTGCAATAGACTCCTATCGTAAATCTCTTGCCCTGAACCCTTTTCATGAAGATACAAACTTCAATCTGGCCAATCTGCAATATCTGACCTATCAGGACTCACCCAATCAGGTAAAGATTGCCGATATCATGCGCAGGTTGCAGTTTGTACTTTCACTGAATCCCCGCAATCAAAAAGTGGATAAGCTTTTGTCCAAAATTCAAAAGAAGATTTAATCGATAAGCGTTTATCAAGGATTGCTTCAAGGAAGCATTTGCTTTTTCGGCAGCGCATCGGCTGAACGTAAATAAACAGGAGCACATCCTGCCAAATCAAGCAAATCATTGCGGCGGTATTTTTCAATCGCCAGAGTTCCCACAGCTGAAGCACATACAAATTGCTGTTCCGCGGGGGCTAGTTTATTTTTGTTGGCTGAAAGGGAACCAACCACGCCGGCATATTTAATCGCACCGTCGCCCACATAGATCACCTGCTCTTCATAGGGATCAAGAATGCTTTGTGGATCAAGAGCTCTTGCTGCTTCCAGCTGATTCAAAATACCGTCCTGACCATACTGGTAGTATGCAAGATAAACCTGTCCGCGACCCGCATCCATCATCGAACCGATTATTTTTTCTTTTTCGTCCACATTGAGCGCCAGTGCGGCAAGGGTTGAAACACCCGCCGCCGGTTTGCCTGTTGCCATCATCAAAGCCTTGAGGGTACTGACGCCAATGCGCAAGCCGGTAAACGACCCCGGCCCCAATGTGCAGGCAAATAAATCAATTTCAGGCAACTTAATACCCGTCAGCCGGCAGGCCTCGTCGATGGACGGAAGAAGCACTTCTGAGTGGTTCAGTCCTTTATTGATAAGTGTATCATATAAAACTGTTTCATCCCGCAGCAGGGATACCGAGGCTGTTTTTGAAGAAGTATCGAAAGCTAATGTCAACATATTACTTAAATAATTTCAAAACATCGTTGATCGGTTTAATATTGAGCCGTTCAATATCAATCATGATGACAAAAAGCATCAGCATCAGCAAAGCGACAAAACCGATTTGTTGAGATATTTCTTTAACCTTCAGAGGAATTTCTCTGCGCGTGACCATCTCGATGAGATAAAAGAATATATGTCCTCCATCCAGAACAGGAATAGGAAATAAATTGATGACGCCCAAATTAATTGAAAGAATCGCCATAAAAAGAATAAACGGGATGATGCCTTCCTTAACCTGATTCCCCGCCACCTGAGCTATGAAAATAGGTCCGCCGAGCGTCCGGGGCGAAATAACCCCTTCAATCATTTTTACAACGGAAATAACCGTCAGCTTGCTTATTTCCCACGTCTTGCTGCATGAAGAAACGATGGCCATCAAAGGATTTTTCCTTTCAATGACCGTCTTGCCCGCCGGCGAAACACCAATCAGGTAGGTTGATTCTTCCTCGCCGAAAATATTCTTTGCTTTGGATAATTTCGGTTTTACGGTCACCGTCTTCTCCTCATTGCCGCGCGCCACAACTATCCGAACATCCTTACCCTTAGAGTCTGTTATGATTGGTTTTATTTCATCCCAATACGTTATCTTCTTGCCATCCATCATTATAATTTTATCACCGGTTGCAATGCCTGCCTGCTCAGCAGCGGATTCCGGCGACATCTGGCCGATGACGGGGAGGAGATTGGGCAGTCCATACATGTAAACAATAAAGAAAATGACAATGGCAAGCAGGAAGTTAAAAACAGGCCCTGCCAGCACAATGAGTAAGCGCTTCCAGGTCGGTTGTTTAAAAAAAGATCTTTCTTCATCTTCCGGTGATAATTCTTCCGTGCCGGACTCACCCAGCAATTTGACAAATCCGCCCAGGGGAATCCAGGACAGGACATACTCTGTTTCACCGATTTTTTTCCCGACAATTTTGGGCCCGAATCCCAGAGAGAATTTTAAAACCCCCACTCCACCAATGCGTGCAGCCAGAAAATGACCGAATTCATGAACAAAAATCAGAATACCCAGTAAAACGATAAATGAAATTAAGGTAACCAAACTATTATCCTTTCTTTAACTTTTTAATAACGTTTTGGGTCTGTATTCTGGCCTCGCGATCAACTCCCAGAATGTCTTCCAGACATGGATTGTTCATTGCCTGATGCTTATTCAACACTTTTTCTATTACTTTCGGCAGATCATTAAAGCAAATTTTATTTTCAAGAAACGCGGCAACAGCAACTTCATTGGCGGCGTTTAAAACCACAGGCGCAGTTCCCCCCGAACGCCCCGCTTCATAAGCCAGCCCAAGACAGGGAAACTTTTTCATATCCGGCTGATGAAACTCTAATGGGCCTGTTTTCGCCAGATTTAATATCGGCAGGTCATTGGTCAAACGATCCGGATAACCTAAAGCATAAGCAATCGGTATTCTCATGTCGGCAATGCCCAGTTGCGCTAAAACTGATCCATCAAGAAGTTCAATCAGCGAATGCACCACACTTTGCGGATGAATTAAAACATCAATATGAGCAATGTCCACATTAAACAACCATTTTGCTTCAATAACTTCCAGTCCTTTATTCATCATGGAGGCTGAATCAATCGTGATTTTGCGACCCATTTTCCAGCGCGGATGTTTAAGCGCCTGCTGAAGTGTCACTTTCTTCAGATCATCCTTCGATAAACCGAAAAAAGGACCGCCGGAAGCCGTGAGAATAATCTTTTTTAAATTTTGCGGCATCTGTCCTGCCAAACATTGAAATATCGCACTGTGCTCACTATCCACGGGAAGAATGTTGATCTTTTTTTGTCTGGCTTTCTTCGTAACAACAGCCCCTGCCACCACCATAGTTTCTTTGTTGGCCAGGGCAATGTCTTTCCCCGCTTCTATCGCCGCCAGTGTAGGCTTCAGCCCCGCCGCACCGGAAATGGCTGAAATTACGATATCGGAAGACGGATAAGAAGCAATTTCTTCAGCACCTGTTTCATCATAGAGAACTGAAATATTATTCTTCGGTCCCAGGATTTCGCACAATCGCCGGGCATCGGGTTTGGATTGAACCGCAACCATTTTGGGATGAAATTTTAAAATCTGTCGGGCCAGAAGCCGGACGTTCCGTCCAGCGGCAAGCGCCACAACCTTAAATTTTTCAGGGTTCTCAGCAATAACATCCAGTGTACTGACGCCGATGGAACCTGTTGATCCTAATAATGTTATCTTTTTCATCAGCCAATCACAAAAATGCGGTAATAATAGACAAAGGGAGCCAAAAACATCAGACTGTCCAGTCGGTCCATGAGCCCCCCGTGCCCGGGTAACAACGAACTGGCGTCCTTTCTGCCGTAATTTCTTTTGATGGCGGATTCGCAAAGGTCTCCCAGCTGCCCGATAATACTGCCCACAAAACCGAGAATCACGAAATGGACCGGAGAGATTTCTCGAAATAAAAAATAACCGAATAGAGTAGCAGCTATGGTGCCGCCTATCATAAGTCCTATGGTACCTTCAATGGTCTTACCGGGACTGACCAGTGGAATCAGCTTCCTTTTACCCAACGATTTGCCCACGTACATCGCTACAGTATCGCCGACAATTCCAATCACCAGAACCAGCAAAATCCAATATATGCCGCTATTGTTGTCCAGTTTGCGAAGTAAAATAAAGTGCGATGTCAGTAACGGAATATAGAGCATTCCGAAAATCACTTTAGCCACGGAGGATACATCAAAGCTGGTTTCGTCGACCTTCCACAGAAAGACAATAAAAACGACCAGAACTGCAAAGACCAGCAGGGCAACCAGCAATTGAGCATTGCCGATGAACATAAATCCCGGAATGAGAATGGCGAAGATCAGACTTTCAATTTTTTCCTTCAGAAAACCGGAACCGAAGACAATGCCGTTATATTCCCAGACGGCGACGATAATAAGCAGAGTAACCACAGCAGTCAATAATTCTAAAGGGCCTAAAAAGATGATCAGGAGTATTGCCACCGCTAAAACAATGCCAGTCAGCCATCTTTGCAGATTAGAGTTTTTTATTGCCATCTTCTACCCTTTTTGTGAAAAACTATTTGTTGCTGATTTGCTCACTTGTTAATCCGAAACGCCTCTCGCGGCGCTGGTAAACAGCAATCGCCTTCAACAAATCCTCCTTCTTAAAATCAGGCCATAAGACATCCGTAAAATAAAGTTCAGTATATGCCAGCTGCCAGAGAAGAAAATTACTGATGCGATACTCGCCGCTGGTTCGAATTAGCAGATCGGGATCCGGAATGTTATGGGTGTATAAATAACGTCCCATCATATCCTTATCGATATCTTCGATCTTAAGCTTTCCATCCCGGCTGTCTGCTATCATTTTTTGTGCTGCAATAACAATCTCATCACGGCCGCCGTAGCTTAATGCCAGATTCAATACCATATTCCGGTTTTGTCCGGTAAGCTTTTTCACTTCCAGAAGTTTTTCTCTCACAGGAGGATAGAGCCGGTCAATATCTCCGATGGTCGTAAGCCTGATTTCCTGTTTTTGAAGGGTTGGTGCTTCCTTGTCCAAATAGTCTGCAAGCAATAACATCAGGGCGTTAACTTCCTCGCTGGGCCTGCCCCAGTTTTCAGAGGAGAACGCAAATAATGTCAGGTATTGAATTCCCAATTCGCGACATGCCGTTACTGTGGCCCTGACAGCCTGGGCCCCTTTTTTATGGCCTCGAATCCGCCCCATGGCATGCTGTTTTGCCCATCGCCCATTGCCGTCCATAATAATGGCTATGTGCCGGGGCAAGTGGTTTTGATCAATCTTAAACATTATGATTCAATAGATCCTCAAAAACAAATGGGGAGCTTTTGACTCCCCATTGAAAATATTTTCTGCGCTTGCGCTTAAATCTCCATAATTTCTTTTTCTTTTGCCGACAGAATCTTATCTGTTTTTTCGATATAACGGTCCGTTAATTTCTGAACTTCATCCTGAGCACCGTGCAGTTCATCCTCAGACATTTTATTATTCTTCTTTAAATCTTTTAACGCTTCATTGGCATCGCGACGTTCGTTGCGCAGCTTAACCTTGCCTTCTTCAGCCATTTTTTTAACAACCTTCACCAGCTCTTTGCGCCGCTCTTCCGTTAATTGAGGAATGGACAGGCGAATCACCTTGCCGTCAGTGGAAGGCATTAAACCTAAATCAGACTTCTGAATCGCTTTTTCAATTGCGCCGATGGCCGTTGCATCCCAGGGCGCAATCACGATGAGGCGGCTTTCCGGAACAGAAAGAGTGGCTACCTGAGCCATCGGGGTTGGTGTTCCATAATAATCAACCTTGATACCATCCAGCAGTGAAACAGATGCCCGACCGGTTCTTACTCTGCTGAATGATTTCTCCAGAGAAGATATCGTTTTTTCCATCTCATCTTTTAACTTTGAAAAAATCTGCTCTTTCATCATCATTCTCCTACGTAAGTTCCAATTTTTTTGCCACAAATAGCGCCCCGGATGTTTCCCTTCTTCTGCAAATTAAAAACGATTATGGGTAATGAGTTATCTTTGCATAAGGTAATCGCTGTTGAATCCATTACTTTAAGATTTTTTGTTAATACATCGATATAACTTATCTTTTTAAACATAACAGCAGACTTATTCTTCACCGGATCCGCATCATAAACACCATCAACCTTTGTAGCTTTCATGATGACGTCCGCACGAATTTCCATTGCTCTCAATGATGCGGCTGTATCCGTGGAAAAATAGGGATTTCCCGTTCCGCCGGCGAATATGACAATCCTACCCTTTTCCAGATGGCGAACTGCTTTGCGCTGAATATAAGGTTCCGCAATTTCTCTCATTTCAATGGAAGATTGAACACGCGTCGGCAGACCGCGCATCTCCAAAGCGCTTTGGAGAGCGAGACTGTTGATGACGGTTGCCAGCATCCCCATGTAATCGGCGGTAGTTCTGTCCATACCCTTGGCGCTGGCTTCGATGCCCCGAAAAATATTTCCGCCTCCGATGACAATGCCGATCTGGATTTTCAAATCAGCCAGAGACTTTATTTCAGCGGCAATATAATTCGCCACATCCGGATCGACACCGGTGGATTGCTTGCCTAACAGGGCTTCCCCGCTGAGCTTCAAAAGAATTCTTTTATAAGCGGCTTTCTTTTTTTCGCTCATTATTGCTTAGTTTCCTCGCCAAGCTGGAAACGGGCGAAACGGCGAATAACGATGTTTTCACCTGTCTTAGCAATCATATTGCTGATCAGTGTTCCGACCGTGATGTCTTGATTTTTGACAAATTTCTGTTCGGTCAGGCAAACGTCTTCATAATATTTTTTAAGTTTTCCCTCGATTATTTTATCCCAAATCTTTTCCGGCTTCTTTTCTTCGCGTAACTGACTGCGATAAATTTCTTTCTCGCGGTTGAGAATGTCCTCGGCAATTTCTTCCGGACGCACACAAAGTGGATTCGATGCGGCGACATGCATGGCAATATCTCTGGCCATGGCCTGAAAATCATCGGTTTTGGCCACAAAATCCGTTTCACAATTGATTTCCACCATCACACCGATTTTACCACCCATGTGAATATATGAAGCTACGGTTCCATCTTTGGCCGCTTTGGATGACCGTTTGGTTGCAGCAGAAAGTCCCTTTTTTCTTAAAAAATCAATCGCTTTTTCAAAATCGCCATCCACCGCCGCAAGCGCTTCTTTGCAATCCATCATGCCGGCGCCGGTTTTCGTTCTTAATTCTTTTACCATCGTTGAAGTGATTTCCAATTTCTTATCCTCCTAGAATTCTATTCCTAAAACACCATTGTACGCGTTTTGCGCGCTCATTATTTCTCTGTTGGGGCAGAACCATTTTCCATCTCGACGCTTTCGGGAATATCCGCTTCGGCGTCTTTATTGATGACAACAGCTGCTCCCGCTTCCTTGTTGGATTCAGCAGCCAGTTTCTCTTCGAATCGTTTTTTGCCTTCTAAAACAGCATCCGCAAATTTCGAGGCAAACAATTTTATAGCCCGAATGGCATCGTCATTTCCCGGAATGATATAGTCGATATCCGTCGGATCGCAGTTGGTATCAACAATGGCGACCAGAGGAACTCTCAATTTTTTCGCTTCTTTGACGGTGATGTGTTCCCGGTTGGGATCGACAATGAAAACAGCCGCCGGATGGGATTTCATGTTTTTAATGCCGCCTAAAACATTTTCCAGTTTATCCATCTCTTTTTGCAGTTTGGTAATTTCTTTTTTGGGAAACGCCTTAATGGAATCGTCATTGAACATCTTGTTCAAGCTGTTTAAACGATCAACACTCTTTTTAACGGTGACGAAATTGGTTAACATGCCACCCAGCCAACGCTGATTGACATAAGGCATGCCGCAGCGCGACGCCTCTTCACGGATTGCTTCCTGCGACTGTTTCTTGGTTCCGACAAAAAGAATTTCTTTCCCCTGACTGACCGTATCTACCACAAAATTATAGGCCGACTGGAACATACCGACGGTTTGCTGAAGATCAATAATGTAGATGTTGTTGCGCGCCCCGAAGATGTAGGGCTTCATTTTAGGGTTCCATTTGTTGGTTTGATGTCCGAAATGAACACCGGCTTCGAGTAACAGTTTCATTGAAATTGCTGACATATTTTCTTCTCCTTTGTTTTTTTCCGCCACCCCCGTCAACTTGTGCGGCACACTTAATTTCTAAGCAACATGCCGTCAATCAGAGGATGTGTGAAATTTTGCGGCAATTACCACAAATAATCGAATTGTTCAAGCTCAAATAACATTTTTAGCAATAAAATTAATATATTTATTCATTTTCTCAGGTTGAGTAATCCGCGTTGATTTTGACATAATCGTATGAAAGATCCGATGCATAAACGCAATAGGACTTATCACCGCCCCCCAAACCGACGCGGATCTCAATTTTGTCGCCTTGAAAGACTTCTTTCAATTTGGCAAGAGGGATGTTGGCAGGTGTATCTTGTGAGAATACAGTCATGTTCCCGATCGATAAACTGATTTTTTCTTTTTCCAGCGGTATTCCCGAAGATCCAACGGCGGCAATAATTCTGCCCCAATTGGGATCTTCACCAAAAAAAGCGGTTTTAACTAGATTGGAATTGGCAACCGAATACGCAACCCGTCTCGCATCGGATTTAGATTTGGCACCATCAACCAGAATCGTTATAAATTTTGTCGCACCTTCGCCATCTTTCACTACGGCCTGCGACAGTTCCGCCAGGACATCCGTCAGCATCTCCCGGAATCTTTGAAGCCTGGCCTGAGCCCGCTCCAGCGGGTTGTTTCCCGCCAGACCATTGGCCAGAATAATGGCCGTATCATTGGTGCTCATACAACCATCCACGCTGATGGCGTTAAAGGTGGAATCAATCACCTGATGAAATACTGTATTGAGCGCTTTAGCGTCAATCAACGCGTCGGTCATCACGTAAGTCAACAGCGTTGCCATGTTCGGTTCAATCATACCGGCGCCTTTGGCAATCCCGCAGATCGTAATATCTTTTGCGCCGACAATACCTTTGCGAATAGCTATTTTGGGATACTTATCCGTTGTCATCATGGCGGCTTCGGCATCTTCAATACCAAATTCATTGAGTCCCTTGACCAGTTTACCGATACCTGTTTCGATTTTTTTAACGGGAAGCCTTTTACCGATTACACCCGTTGAACAAACCAGCAGATGCTCTTCGGATATCTTTAATTGCCTGGCCGCTGCTGAAGAAACGGCCAGCGCGTCCGCCATCCCTTCTTTTCCGGTAGCTGCGTTGGCACAGCCGCTGTTCGTAATGATCGCCTGCGCGATTCCTCTTTTGACCCTTTCAGTATCAATTAACACCGGAGCGGCTTTGAAGGTATTTTTTGTAAACAGCGCGGCAACCTTTGCCGGAACTGTGGAATAGATCAGCCCCAGATCCTTTTGGTCGCCGCCCTTAATGCCGACAGAAACTCCGTTTGCTAAAAAACCGGGAACACTTATTTTACTCGTCGATTTCGCCATTCCTGCTACTCCTCTTAAAGGCTAAGCACCGCAACATTTTTTATATTTTTTACCGCTGCCGCAAGGACAAGGATCGTTCCGGCCAACCTTTTCATTCTCACGCTTGATGGTTTGATTTGCCGGCGTGTCTTCGCCGCGGCTCATAATGTAATCCTGTTTCTGCTTCTGTCTTATTTCTTCGACTTCTTCCTCCCTTTGAATTCTAACGATACAAAGTTTTTCCAGAGTATCCATTTTAATACGGCTGATCATTTCCATGAACATGGCATATCCTTCGCGCTGATACTCTCTTACCGGGTCCTTTTGACCGTAACCGCGCAATCCGATGCCTTCCCTTAAATGATCCATGGACAGCAAATGTTCTTTCCAATGGGTGTCAATAGCCTGCAACATGATAACTTTCATGAGATAGGGCATGAGTTCCGGACCGAATTCTTTTTCTCGGTCCCGC from the Deltaproteobacteria bacterium HGW-Deltaproteobacteria-6 genome contains:
- the tsaB gene encoding tRNA (adenosine(37)-N6)-threonylcarbamoyltransferase complex dimerization subunit type 1 TsaB, giving the protein MLTLAFDTSSKTASVSLLRDETVLYDTLINKGLNHSEVLLPSIDEACRLTGIKLPEIDLFACTLGPGSFTGLRIGVSTLKALMMATGKPAAGVSTLAALALNVDEKEKIIGSMMDAGRGQVYLAYYQYGQDGILNQLEAARALDPQSILDPYEEQVIYVGDGAIKYAGVVGSLSANKNKLAPAEQQFVCASAVGTLAIEKYRRNDLLDLAGCAPVYLRSADALPKKQMLP
- a CDS encoding RIP metalloprotease RseP, producing MVTLISFIVLLGILIFVHEFGHFLAARIGGVGVLKFSLGFGPKIVGKKIGETEYVLSWIPLGGFVKLLGESGTEELSPEDEERSFFKQPTWKRLLIVLAGPVFNFLLAIVIFFIVYMYGLPNLLPVIGQMSPESAAEQAGIATGDKIIMMDGKKITYWDEIKPIITDSKGKDVRIVVARGNEEKTVTVKPKLSKAKNIFGEEESTYLIGVSPAGKTVIERKNPLMAIVSSCSKTWEISKLTVISVVKMIEGVISPRTLGGPIFIAQVAGNQVKEGIIPFILFMAILSINLGVINLFPIPVLDGGHIFFYLIEMVTRREIPLKVKEISQQIGFVALLMLMLFVIMIDIERLNIKPINDVLKLFK
- a CDS encoding 1-deoxy-D-xylulose-5-phosphate reductoisomerase, yielding MKKITLLGSTGSIGVSTLDVIAENPEKFKVVALAAGRNVRLLARQILKFHPKMVAVQSKPDARRLCEILGPKNNISVLYDETGAEEIASYPSSDIVISAISGAAGLKPTLAAIEAGKDIALANKETMVVAGAVVTKKARQKKINILPVDSEHSAIFQCLAGQMPQNLKKIILTASGGPFFGLSKDDLKKVTLQQALKHPRWKMGRKITIDSASMMNKGLEVIEAKWLFNVDIAHIDVLIHPQSVVHSLIELLDGSVLAQLGIADMRIPIAYALGYPDRLTNDLPILNLAKTGPLEFHQPDMKKFPCLGLAYEAGRSGGTAPVVLNAANEVAVAAFLENKICFNDLPKVIEKVLNKHQAMNNPCLEDILGVDREARIQTQNVIKKLKKG
- a CDS encoding ribosome recycling factor, which produces MKEQIFSKLKDEMEKTISSLEKSFSRVRTGRASVSLLDGIKVDYYGTPTPMAQVATLSVPESRLIVIAPWDATAIGAIEKAIQKSDLGLMPSTDGKVIRLSIPQLTEERRKELVKVVKKMAEEGKVKLRNERRDANEALKDLKKNNKMSEDELHGAQDEVQKLTDRYIEKTDKILSAKEKEIMEI
- a CDS encoding UMP kinase, translated to MSEKKKAAYKRILLKLSGEALLGKQSTGVDPDVANYIAAEIKSLADLKIQIGIVIGGGNIFRGIEASAKGMDRTTADYMGMLATVINSLALQSALEMRGLPTRVQSSIEMREIAEPYIQRKAVRHLEKGRIVIFAGGTGNPYFSTDTAASLRAMEIRADVIMKATKVDGVYDADPVKNKSAVMFKKISYIDVLTKNLKVMDSTAITLCKDNSLPIIVFNLQKKGNIRGAICGKKIGTYVGE
- the tsf gene encoding elongation factor Ts (EF-Ts; functions during elongation stage of protein translation; forms a dimer; associates with EF-Tu-GDP complex and promotes exchange of GDP to GTP resulting in regeneration of the active form of EF-Tu); the protein is MEITSTMVKELRTKTGAGMMDCKEALAAVDGDFEKAIDFLRKKGLSAATKRSSKAAKDGTVASYIHMGGKIGVMVEINCETDFVAKTDDFQAMARDIAMHVAASNPLCVRPEEIAEDILNREKEIYRSQLREEKKPEKIWDKIIEGKLKKYYEDVCLTEQKFVKNQDITVGTLISNMIAKTGENIVIRRFARFQLGEETKQ
- the rpsB gene encoding 30S ribosomal protein S2 is translated as MSAISMKLLLEAGVHFGHQTNKWNPKMKPYIFGARNNIYIIDLQQTVGMFQSAYNFVVDTVSQGKEILFVGTKKQSQEAIREEASRCGMPYVNQRWLGGMLTNFVTVKKSVDRLNSLNKMFNDDSIKAFPKKEITKLQKEMDKLENVLGGIKNMKSHPAAVFIVDPNREHITVKEAKKLRVPLVAIVDTNCDPTDIDYIIPGNDDAIRAIKLFASKFADAVLEGKKRFEEKLAAESNKEAGAAVVINKDAEADIPESVEMENGSAPTEK
- a CDS encoding ornithine acetyltransferase — translated: MAKSTSKISVPGFLANGVSVGIKGGDQKDLGLIYSTVPAKVAALFTKNTFKAAPVLIDTERVKRGIAQAIITNSGCANAATGKEGMADALAVSSAAARQLKISEEHLLVCSTGVIGKRLPVKKIETGIGKLVKGLNEFGIEDAEAAMMTTDKYPKIAIRKGIVGAKDITICGIAKGAGMIEPNMATLLTYVMTDALIDAKALNTVFHQVIDSTFNAISVDGCMSTNDTAIILANGLAGNNPLERAQARLQRFREMLTDVLAELSQAVVKDGEGATKFITILVDGAKSKSDARRVAYSVANSNLVKTAFFGEDPNWGRIIAAVGSSGIPLEKEKISLSIGNMTVFSQDTPANIPLAKLKEVFQGDKIEIRVGLGGGDKSYCVYASDLSYDYVKINADYST